One Lytechinus variegatus isolate NC3 chromosome 14, Lvar_3.0, whole genome shotgun sequence genomic region harbors:
- the LOC121427813 gene encoding phospholipid scramblase 2-like, whose amino-acid sequence MSDPANQGEPQNQNGEADSSSKLPPSYGVDASGQPATGQPMVPGQQMMVPGQPMGAPGQPMMVPGQQMMAPGQPMGQPMMAPGQPMGAPGQYAYYPSAPGQIPMVVGQQPGMPQAVQLMPAPQAIPGCPPGLEYMVQLDQLLVHQQIELAEMVTNINFENKYMIKNSMGQQVYFAREQSDACMRICCGPARGFEMSITDNMGQEVIHISRIFKCCAGCCWCAANGNFCSFFIEVQSPPGTIIGYIRQTRSFASPHFDVQDADNQTQLKIRGHWCRCQTICCTSDIEFKIFTNDLKTQVGKVSKQWGGWLRESYTQADNFGVEFPTDLDVKTKALLLASTFLIDFMFFENKQQNKQNY is encoded by the exons ATGTCCGATCCTGCCAACCAAGGAGAACCCCAGAATCAG AATGGCGAAGCCGATTCCAGTTCCAAACTACCACCAAGCTATGGAGTAGACGCCTCGGGACAACCTGCCACGGGTCAACCCATGGTACCCGGCCAACAGATGATGGTACCCGGTCAACCAATGGGCGCCCCTGGTCAACCGATGATGGTACCAGGTCAGCAAATGATGGCACCCGGCCAACCCATGGGCCAACCAATGATGGCACCCGGCCAACCAATGGGTGCACCAGGGCAGTACGCTTACTACCCCAGCGCACCCGGTCAGATACCTATGGTGGTGGGACAGCAACCCGGTATGCCACAGGCGGTGCAGCTGATGCCAGCACCACAGGCTATTCCTGGGTGTCCACCTGGTCTGGAGTACATGGTTCAGTTGGATCAGCTCCTGGTTCACCAGCAGATTGAATTAGCAGAAA TGGTCACAAATATCAACTTTGAGAACAAATATATGATAAAGAACTCCATGGGCCAACAGGTTTATTTTGCAAGAGAAC AGTCTGACGCGTGTATGCGAATCTGTTGTGGACCAGCCCGAGGTTTCGAGATGTCCATAACAGACAACATGGGACAG GAGGTGATTCACATCTCTCGAATCTTCAAATGCTGTGCTGGATGCTGTTGGTGTGCTGCAAATGGCAACTTTTGCTCCTTCTTCATTGAAGTTCAGAGCCCGCCAGGAACTATTATTGGATACATCAGACAAAC ACGGAGTTTTGCGTCGCCCCACTTCGACGTGCAGGACGCTGACAACCAGACGCAACTCAAGATCCGTGGTCACTGGTGTCGATGCCAAACTATCTGTTGTACATCAGATATCGAATTCAAG ATATTCACAAATGACCTGAAGACCCAAGTCGGTAAGGTTTCAAAGCAGTGGGGTGGCTGGCTCAGGGAGAGCTATACACAAGCAGACAACTTTGGAGTTGAAT ttcCCACTGATCTAGATGTGAAAACAAAAGCACTACTTCTGGCCAGTACATTCTTGATC GACTTTATGTTTTTCGAGAACAAGCAGCAGAACAAACAAAACTACTGA